From the genome of Haloarcula taiwanensis:
TCCGGCTGATCCACATTTCCTTTGTTTGCTTGACTTACAGCCTGTTCAGAGTCAACCAGTGACTCAATCGTGTTTACACAGACACTGGTATTGCCGAACGGCAGTGAAGAATTCATTTCTATCGTTTCAGGTCTTCGATCAACCTGTCACCTTTTTCTGTCGCTGTCCATAGGCGTCCCTTCTTTTTTTCTGGAGTTATACACTCAGCGAGACCATGGCTGTCAAGATCAGATAAAACGTTACTGACGTGACTCAGGTAGTAACCAGTCATCTCCGAGAGTTCTTTCGGAGTTCGAGGTTTCTCCTCCATAGCGAGCAGAATATTCTCTCGATAGTCGCTTGCCTTCACCCACGAGTATTCTTCAACGTCCATTCAGTGGTGTGGATTGATGACAGTAATGTATTTAAGTTGGTTACAATATACACACAATATACATATGGTCCGGATAGGAACTTTAAACGATCACGACTGCATTGGTGCCTACAGATGAGCGAAGAACGGCTTACAGCTATCGACCTGTTCTGTGGAGCAGGTGGGCTTTCTCAGGGACTTCATGACGCGGGATTCGAGACACTCTGGGGTATCGATCACGAGGAAAAAACCAAGCCGACCTATGAAGCAAACCATAACTGTGAGATGACAGTTGGGGACATCCGTGAAGAAGAGCCTCCGGACCTCGGGCTTGAGGAAGGCGAACTTGATCTCGTGGCAGGTGGACCGCCCTGTCCAACATTCTCGCTAGTTGGAAGAAGCAAAATCAATTCTATCGATGGCAGGGACAACCAGAGCGACGATCGTCACCTCCTGTATGAAGATTTCCTTCGCTTCGTTGACCATTATCAGCCCAAAGCGTTCCTGATGGAGAACGTCGAGGGTATGCTCTCGGCAGAAAATGAAGATGGTAAGCCTGTCGTCGATACAATCAAGGAGCAGATGCGTGGAGAGCGGCAGGTTGCGGACCTCGATCTGGATCTGAATTACAGTGTTCGAGTACAGTTGCTGGATGCGGCAGACTACGGGGTCCCTCAGCACAGGAAACGTCTCTTTTTCATTGGTAACCGGATTGGTGCAGAGAATCCGGACATGACTGAGTGGGAAACCCATCGGGAGCCAAAGAACGAGGAAGAGAAGAAGATCAAATACAAGGAAGACCCAGCCGAGCGATCTGAGGAGGATCAATCTACACTACATGGGTTTGTGGATGAGGATGAGATTGAGGAGTTCCCTGCCTTTCGCAAGAACAAACAGAACAAGGACCCGTGGAATACGGTGGCTGATGGCATCCTCGATCTTCCTCCTGTTTCCCCCAGTGGAGATACACCCCCAACCAAGGCAGAAGAATACGAAATTGGACCTGTCTCAGAATTCCAGTACTGGGCACGCAACCTTGGTGAAGAGCAGGACTGGGAGGAACAGCCACTTCTAAATCACGAGTGCCGGGGACACAATATGCGCGACCTCACACTCTACAAGCTCCTCGGTGAGGGTACCTCGTACATCATCGGAGATATTCCGGAAGAGCACCAGCCGTACCGGACAGATATCTTCCCGGACAAACTGAAGAAACAGAATCCGAAAGAGCCTGCAACGACAATTGTTGCCCATCTGTATAAAGACGGACATATGTTCATTCACCCGAACGAGGCTCGATCGATCACGGTCCGGGAAGCTGCTCGACTTCAGTCCTTCAAGGACACTTTCGAGTTCCCGGTGTCGCGTACCCACGCATTCAAGCAAGTGGGCAACGCAGTGCCCCCACTACTGGCACAGGCACTTGCTACGGCTATTCGGGCGGAGATTTTTGACCGGCCTGTCTTGGAGCAGGAACCGCAGAAAGCAGACTGAAGAGTTCCTATACGATCCCTTCCCAGCGATTGTCGATATGGTCTATTAAAGATTCAATCGGATATGCAGTTCCAGATTCTCCAGCAGCTACTGTTGGTGAATATCCGAAATCAAACATCTCCACGATATCCTTCGATCCGACGTCGTCGTAGAAATCAACGGTAGCGAAACCCATGTGAATCTCTCGTTCGAAGTCTCCAGAAAAAGAATAGCCGTGAGTGGGACAGTTCGGGTCGGAGCATGAATGCGTCGCTACCTCAAAGAGGATTTTCCACATCCCACTCTGTGCCATTCTTTCTCGGAAGCTCGTCTTACAGGAAATAATGAAGATTGGCCCTCCGCTGGGATCATAGTAGACAATGTCTGAATCTGGTGAAAGAACGGTTTCATCTTCGCCGACAGTCGGTACTACGTCCGACAGTTCAGTTGACCCGAGTTCTTTGCTATGTAGTAGTTTCAGGTCATTTTCCTCGGCGATATCTACTGTAGCATACGAAACAAGTGCCTGAAAATACTTGCCTGCGGCATTCACTCGTGCTTGCGATACATCCTTCCCTTCTTTCCTCGCACGCTCTGTGACACCATCAACTGCGCTGTCCATTACAGTTTCAATATCCCTGAGGATTTCTCTGTTCGTCTTTTTTGCAATTGCCTCATCGAAGATATCCCAGTATTTGTACCTCTCAATTCGGGATTTAACATCTTGATTCATAGATCCGCAGACGCTCCAGTAAACTCGACTATATCTTCAATAAACTGATCTGCTGGACGGAGGGTGTAGGAGAGTTCTTCATCGTCCTGATACCGATTCCAGACGAAAGAGTCGCGAGGGACGTAGATCCTGCTCCCATCGTTGCTGATATCCTGCAATTTCTCTTTAGAGACGTCTGCCATAAGGAGGGAAACGAACCAGACTTCGTCAACTCCAATTTCGGCCTCCCGCGAAAGACTTTGCCGGAACCGTTCTCGTAGCGTTCGTTTACAGGAAAACCCGATATTACCTTCTGGTCCCTCAACCATGTTGTCAATCTCGAGATCCCCGAAATGGGCAGGGTCGCCTGTAGCAGGAATCCCGAACTGCTCGAAGATGTAGTGAAGACCGGTCTCGAGAACGTTCCCTGCGGTAGATGCTCGACTCTGGCCCGCACGTCGTTCGTACTCCTGAACAATGCCCGAAACGATCCTCGCTACTTCTTTCTCTTCTGTCTGTGGATCCGACTGAAGATCCGCTATCTTCTCATGAATATAATCAATGAGTGGTTCACGCTGTGCACCGAGCTGATAGGCCTCTCCCTCAAAATCAACGTTAAACAGGGCATCATAGGTTCTGGCAGGGTCCAGTGTTCCAGATTCCGTCTGGAGCGTCTCGTCGACTATCTCAACGATCTCGGACTTGCCGAAGCTCGGTGTAGTTTCCAGAATTTCACTGGTACGGACCACTGCATCAATCGCAATTCGGAACTCGCGGATGTCGTCCTCTGTGTCTATCCGCCGAAGGATCCGCTCAACAAGATCTTCGGTCTGGCGATATCGCTTTGAGATATCACCAGCATACGTCCTGTTGACCGAATCCGTGATGGTATCTCTTATTATGCGCTTCTGTCGGTCGATAGACGACTCACCGCTGAACCTTTCGTCTTCGAGTTCTTCTCCCAGCTGTGTTGAAAGCTGATTGAGTGTGACTTTTTCTTTTTTAGCGTAACTTCCGTAACTGGAAGCGATGAGATCTCGCGCAAACCAGTACACCTTGAACTCCGAAGGATCTCCGGAATAATCTGCCATCCATCATCGGCGAGGTGGGATAATCTAAAGAAAATAGATTACAACTTAACTACAATATACACACAGCTATCCACTCACGTCCCGCGAAAACTGTCTGTTCCGATCTGTAAGTGTTAGCGCCAGCTACTTTCTACACTCGTCCGATACCGCAGTCCGATCACACTCGTATTGAACTGCTGGATCGTCTCGGGATCCAGCTCCCCACGCGCGTCGTCAATGTTCTCCTCACTCTCGACCAGATGCGTCAGCGCCGCATCCAATACATCGGACATCGGCGGATCGTCGTGCTGATCGCTCGCGACAATCGCACTCGCCTTGTCCAGTAGCCGCTGCCGTTCGTCAGTGATCTTGAGACTGGTGCGTCGGGTCATTGTTTAAACGAGTGTATGTACCGGGGGTTGGTTTGCGTCGTTCTGGAGTGAGCGACAGGGTGGTTCTTCATAAACAGGGGCCGGGCCGTCGGCGTGATCGGGGCAACCTCCCAGCCCAACCATCCCGAGTCTATGCACCGTAGCCCACGGCCCACAGCCCACAGGTGCATACATCGAGGATTGGCGTTACATCTGAGTCTAACCCCGTGGGGTCGGGCTCGCATCATGGGCTGACCAACTCTAATCGGTAGTCGCCTTCGTCGTCCTGGTCAAGACTCTCGACCTTCGCCCAGTGGTTGCCCACCAGCTCGCCATCTTCGTCGACGACTCCGCGCTCGCGGAGATCGTCTATCGGTATCGAGACGGTCACACAGCCGCCTGCCGGAGAGAGTTTTCGCATCTCCATGCCACCGGCGGTGCAGTCCCGATACTAAAATTTACTGAGTCCCGGGAATACCGCGATTCGGTGCTTTCTAGCCAGCAGACTGCACGGCCGGAATACGGTCGTACTCACGGCCGGTGCAACCCATGTTCGGAAAGATAGACATCGAAGACGCCCTGGCCGGTGTGATTTTCACCGCCAGCGCGTTCGTCACCAACGGTATCGCCTCAATCAGCCTGCTCGGCTACGACCTCGCCGCCTCTGTGTTCACCGTCCAGAGCACGAGCATTGACCTCGCGTTTCTGCTGTCGCTCGCTGCTCTGGCGATGGCATATGCCACCAACCGCGTCAACGAGAGTCGCAACAAGAACTACCAGCTCGACACCGATCTCGTTGAGATCGCCAAGGGCTCGGCCACTGTCGAAACCTATCTCGCGCTCGGGACGCTCGTCATCGTTCTGTTCACCGGGCTGAACATCCTTGGCGCGCAGGATATCGTGGTCGGTTCGGCCGCTATCGGTCTTGTCGTCGTTGGCGTCGAGGCTGCCGGCTACTACGTCATCAGCTACCTGGGGTGAATCCGATGGACCGCATACTCAGCTATGGGCTTATGGGCGTCATCGGCATCTCTGGGTCCACAATTGCCGCGGCTGTCATCGGTTCCCCGCTCCCCGTCGTCAGTCCCGCCGTCGTTGCCGGCGGCGTGATCGCCGCGCACCACGCACAGCAGAAGGACACCGCCACCGGTGCTGACGATCAAGAGGTTCGTGCCAGCGTCGAGCAGGTCGAAACCGACGGGGGACGCGAGCAATGACCCGCGCTCGTTCGGTCCTGCTCGCCGCGCTCATCGTCTGTTCCGCCGTCGTGGGGGCCGTCGGTCCCGCACTGGCACAGACAGCCACCGACAGCGGACCAGTCACCTACGGGTACACCGGTTCCCCAACGACGCTGATTGTTGATACCAGCAATCTCGACGGTGGCACGGAGTTTACTGTCGAGTACACCACCCAGGGCGGCCCGTCCACTGGGACGACCGTCTTAGCCCGTGAGACGTACAACACCGCGAACCTCAAAGAAGACCAACTCCTGTTCTTCAACGACGGCGCGTATGAATCCGTGAACGTCACCGTGTCGGACTACTCCGGCGGCGAACCGACGTTCGACTCCAAGAGCGGGCTTCTCGGCGGTGTGAACCTCGTTCGGACCGTCGTCGGAACGACCGGCGGCGACTCTGATTTGACCTGCGACACGTCCGACAAAATCGGTAATGCACTCTCCGGCGTCGAGAATCTGGACTGTACGCCTCAACCGGGCACGACGACCGTCAACACGACGAATACGGACACTGCACAGGTCAAAACGGACATCTATCAGTCTGCCCTCAACAGCAATGCTAGCACTGACAACACGCTAACCGTCCTGAACAACGACCTGAAGGATGCTAAGACGCAAGCTCGCATTGAGGGCAAAAACGCCTATATCCGCGCACTGAACAACGGAAGCAGTAAGTCAGCCGCTAAGAATGCGGCTAAAGAGGCTGTAAGTGATTTCTACGCGACCCACCAGCGGAATCTGCTGGCTGAGTACACACTGACCGTCTCCCACTTCAAGTACCTGCGTAGTACTGCCCTCAACGAGAGCATAGACAGTAGCTACGTGGATACTGACGACCAGTCGCTATCAAGCACCGGAGACTACACTTACAACTGGAATCAACCGACAGACTCCGTAACTCTCACTGATGGCACGACTGAGGACTACACATACGTACAAATATCCAAGACCTACGGTCCGGGTGGCGACACCGAAACGTACGACCACTACATCACAAACACTGCGAAATCTGGTGCAACCCTCGGTATATCGGCTAAGTCGCTCGGAGTCCATGGATACAGTTCCGATACGTCATATGTTGCTGTCGTCCCCTTCGAGCGGTTCCAGTCTACGTGGACGACTATCGAGAATCAAGACCAGACTGTTCGGAATGAAATGGATACGCTGGCAGAGAACACGTATAGCGCCTATCAGGCTGGCGAAATCAACAATAGCGACCTCGTGGACCCGTACGTGCTGGCGTCCCAGCAGTCGCCGGGCGACGACTTCCAAGGCTGGGCCGCCGCACAGCTCACCCTGCTCGGCACGAACTCCCCAGAGAACTTCGACCAGATCGGGAGCTTCCAGATCACCACTGAATCCGGGACGCAGTACGAGGGCGTACTGTTCTCTCAAGAAAATCCAGCCAGCGGTCAGTTCGAGAACGGAACGACCTACAACACGTCCAATATCGGTGGCACGCAGTACGTCGTTACCTCGGATCGCATTGTCGAGCTGGATGGAGAGTTCACCATCGACAGTATCTCGACGCAGGACGGTCAGACTGTCCAGAACGTCACTATCCAGAAGACGACATACGAGACGACCAACGTCACCGAACTCAAGCAACAGTACGAGGATCTGGCATACAAGCGTGCACAGATCGAAGCTCGCGAGAAGGCCTTGAAACAGTCTGCTGGCGGTGGCTTCCTCGGCGGCGGCAGTGTTCCGCCAGTCGTTGCATTGGCCGTCATCGGCACGCTACTGGCTATCGTCGTTCTCCAGAACTAACCCACCCATGCGTTCCATTTTCTTTGTCGCGCTGCTCGTGGTCAGCCTTGGCTGCGTCAGCGCTCCGACCGTCGCACAGTCCGCGGGCAACCTCCCCGCCGAAACACCCGGCCCACAGCCCACAGCCAACGCTACTGATACCACGCGCATCGACGGACAGACCGAGATCGTCGGCTCGGAGTACCTACCCGAAGAGGGTATCGCCCGAATCACGCTCCGGTCGAGCGGAGTCCAGACCGTAACGATCTCCGACGCCGGCCACTTCCAGGAGGGCGGGAAGATTCCCGTCCGCACAGTCGCCCTGCGCTCGGATGATACCGCTACTGTCGAGATTCCCGTCACCGAGAAGGACGGCTACGTCGGTGTCGCCATTTCCACGGCGAACACGCCACTGTACGCCGAAATCGTCCAGCAGCCCTCCGGTGGCGGGCTCGACATCCTCCGCGCGCTCTCGTCATTGCAGGCGTGGCTCGCCGGGGCAACTGTCGCGTTCATCTGGATGATCGTAGCTGGCTACAACGTAATCCGCGGCGAGAACGGCCGTCCGGAGGTAGCATGAAGCCCGCACCGACTTTCCAGAACAACCGCGACCGGCTTGTCTACCTGCTTGCCGAGTACAAGCTACTCATCGGTGGGATGCTCGCCGGTGCGGCCGTGCTGTTCGCCTACTACCAGCCACAGCTGCCGACCCTGCCGACGTGGATTCCCGCCATCGCCGTCGGCTGGCTTGTGCTGGCGATCCCCTGCTATCTCGTCGGTGCGAAGA
Proteins encoded in this window:
- a CDS encoding transcriptional regulator, which produces MDVEEYSWVKASDYRENILLAMEEKPRTPKELSEMTGYYLSHVSNVLSDLDSHGLAECITPEKKKGRLWTATEKGDRLIEDLKR
- a CDS encoding DNA (cytosine-5-)-methyltransferase; amino-acid sequence: MSEERLTAIDLFCGAGGLSQGLHDAGFETLWGIDHEEKTKPTYEANHNCEMTVGDIREEEPPDLGLEEGELDLVAGGPPCPTFSLVGRSKINSIDGRDNQSDDRHLLYEDFLRFVDHYQPKAFLMENVEGMLSAENEDGKPVVDTIKEQMRGERQVADLDLDLNYSVRVQLLDAADYGVPQHRKRLFFIGNRIGAENPDMTEWETHREPKNEEEKKIKYKEDPAERSEEDQSTLHGFVDEDEIEEFPAFRKNKQNKDPWNTVADGILDLPPVSPSGDTPPTKAEEYEIGPVSEFQYWARNLGEEQDWEEQPLLNHECRGHNMRDLTLYKLLGEGTSYIIGDIPEEHQPYRTDIFPDKLKKQNPKEPATTIVAHLYKDGHMFIHPNEARSITVREAARLQSFKDTFEFPVSRTHAFKQVGNAVPPLLAQALATAIRAEIFDRPVLEQEPQKAD